A single window of Vigna radiata var. radiata cultivar VC1973A chromosome 4, Vradiata_ver6, whole genome shotgun sequence DNA harbors:
- the LOC106759626 gene encoding 50S ribosomal protein L5, chloroplastic, which yields MATAPSLLHSSGSSFFAQFRAFPLSSSTSVFPHVKRHGNAAVPVRASDSGVVLLEKSDAEKTNRLKTAYTEKIVPLLIEEFSYTNKHQVPKIEKIVVNCGIGDAAQNSKGLDAAISDLAMITGQRPVKTRARASLATFKIREGQPLGIAVTLRGNIMYSFLDRVINLGLPRTRDFQGVNSNSFDGHGNYSIGVKDQGVFPEIRADVVGKPRGMDICINTTANTDKEAQRLLALMGMPFREGSGSVTAVGRKKKLKSHHFDSKRGGRGRK from the exons ATGGCCACGGCTCCTTCGCTTCTACACTCATCCGGGTCCTCATTTTTCGCTCAATTTCGTGCATTTCCATTATCTTCTTCCACTTCAGTGTTCCCTCATGTAAAAAGACACGGGAATGCGGCGGTGCCTGTGAGGGCCTCTGATTCTGGGGTTGTGTTGCTGGAGAAGTCTGACGCAGAGAAGACCAATAGGCTCAAAACAGCATACACTGAGAAAATTGTTCCCTTGCTCATAGAAGAGTTCTCTTACACCAACAAGCACCAG gtACCTAAAATTGAGAAGATTGTGGTTAACTGTGGTATTGGAGACGCTGCACAAAATTCCAAGGGTTTGGACGCGGCAATAAGTGACCTAGCAATGATCACAGGGCAGAGACCTGTGAAGACTCGGGCTAGGGCTTCTCTTGCCACCTTTAAGATCAGGGAAGGTCAACCGCTTGGGATTGCTGTGACACTAAGAGGAAAC ATTATGTACTCATTCCTAGACCGAGTCATCAACTTGGGACTTCCCAGAACAAGAGATTTCCAAGGTGTGAACTCCAACAGCTTTGATGGGCATGGAAATTACAGCATTGGCGTAAAGGACCAGGGTGTGTTCCCAGAGATCAGAGCTGATGTTGTTGGCAAGCCTAGGGGAATGGACATCTGCATCAACACAACGGCTAACACTGATAAAGAAGCTCAAAGATTATTAGCTCTTATGGGTATGCCCTTCAGAGAGGGAAGTGGTTCTGTCACGGCGGTCGGACGGAAAAAGAAGCTTAAGTCTcatcattttgattcaaaaAGGGGAGGAAGAGGAAGGAAGTGA
- the LOC106759589 gene encoding CAAX prenyl protease 1 homolog: MAFPYMEAVVGFMILMYIFETYLDVRQHKALKLPTLPKTLEGVISQEKFEKSRAYSLDKSHFHFIHEFVTIVTDSTILYFGVLPWFWKKSGEYVTTVGLNAENEILHTLAFLAGLMIWSQITDLPFSLYSTFVIEARHGFNKQTPWLFFRDMIKGIFLAVIIGPPIVSAIIVIIQKGGPYLAIYLWAFTFGLSIVMMTLYPVLIAPLFNKFTPLPDGQLREKIEKLASTLNFPLRKLFVVDGSTRSSHSNAYMYGFFKNKRIVLYDTLIQQCKNDEEIVAVIAHELGHWKLNHTVYTFVAMQVLTLLQFGGYTLVRNSTDLFRSFGFDTEPVLIGLILFQHTVIPLQQLVSFGLNLVSRSFEFQADAFAKKLGYASELRSGLVKLQEENLSAMNTDPWFSAYHYSHPPLVERLAALDEPDKKED; encoded by the exons ATGGCGTTTCCCTATATGGAAGCCGTTGTCG GATTTATGatattaatgtatatatttgAAACTTACTTGGATGTGCGGCAACATAAGGCCCTCAAACTTCCAACTCTTCCAAAGACTTTAGAAGGGGTTATCAGCCaagagaaatttgaaaaatcaagaGCCTATAGTCTTGATAAAAG ccactttcattttattcacgaGTTTGTGACAATAGTGACAGACTCTACAATTTTGTACTTTGGGGTATTGCCCTGGTTTTGGAAG AAATCAGGAGAATATGTGACAACAGTTGGTCTCAATGCAGAGAATGAAATACTGCATACTCTTGCCTTTTTAGCTGGTTTGATGATTTGGTCACAG ATAACCGATTTGCCCTTTTCTCTGTACTCAACTTTTGTGATTGAGGCCCGTCATGGTTTTAATAAG CAAACACCGTGGTTATTCTTTAGGGACATGATTAAAGGAATTTTCCTTGCTGTAATAATTGGTCCACCTATTGTGTCTGCAATCATTGTAATAATACAG AAAGGAGGTCCATACTTAGCCATCTATCTTTGGGCGTTTACATTTGGGCTTTCTATTGTGATGATGACTCTTTATCCAGTACTAATAGCTCCACTCTTCAATAAGTTCACTCCT CTTCCAGATGGTCAACTTAGGGAGAAAATCGAGAAACTTGCTTCCACCCTCAACTTTCCGTTAAGGAAACtgtttgttgttgatggatCCACAAGATCAAGTCACAGCAAT GCCTATATGTATGGATTCTTCAAGAACAAAAGGATTGTGCTTTATGACACATTAATTCAACAG TGCAAAAATGATGAGGAAATTGTTGCTGTTATTGCCCATGAGTTGGGACACTGGAAGCTCAACCATACTGTGTACACGTTTGTTGCAATGCAG GTTCTTACACTTCTGCAATTTGGAGGATATACTCTGGTGCGAAATTCAACTGATCTGTTTCGAAGTTTTGGGTTCGATACAGAACCAGTCCTCATTGGGCTCATCTTATTCCAG CATACTGTAATCCCACTTCAGCAATTGGTCAGCTTTGGTCTGAACCTTGTCAGCCGATCATTTGAATTTCAG GCTGATGCCTTTGCTAAAAAGCTTGGATATGCATCTGAATTACGATCTGGGCTTGTGAAACTACAG GAGGAGAATCTGTCAGCTATGAATACAGATCCTTGGTTCTCTGCTTATCACTATTCTCATCCTCCCCTTGTTGAAAGATTGGCTGCGCTGGACGAACCAGACAAGAAGGAAGACTGA